Proteins from one Erysipelothrix larvae genomic window:
- a CDS encoding PTS fructose transporter subunit IIABC — protein sequence MKLENVLRQSVMMLDLKSTSKEAVIHELVMMLVEDGVLDKSNREAFESVIWEREKISSTGVGDGVAIPHGMSELISKPTVVFGKSTQGIEFNSLDGKPACLFFMIATPKNSNNDHLALLSQLSARLMNETVIQSLTQATSKQQVQDILNADVSQTVSEVDDDAPFVVAVTACATGIAHTYMAQEKLQSAAGVHHVNIKVETNGSAGVKNKLSAQDIEKAVGVIVAADIHVEMNRFAGKPLVHVPVAQAINKADSLIETIVNGNVPAYVASHQDKKESEAPKGVYQHLMNGVSHMLPFVIAGGILIAIAFMIDQIIGVPTDSLGKLGSYNELAATFNTIGGMAFGFMLPVLAGYIAMSIADRPGLVVGFVAGGLASAGGAGFLGALLGGFVSGYAMNGTKKLLEGLPTSMDGIRTVLLYPLFGVLVVGLVMTLVNYPMSALNNAMNNFLTGLSGTNAILLGLILGTMMAIDLGGPINKAAYVFGTGTLTATVSTGGSAVMAAVMAAGMVPPLGVFIATQLFKNKFTKDQQQAGLTNLILGASFITEGAIPFASSDPIPMLISFVGGSAIASALVLMSGIQVLAPHGGIFVIMLVSNPLLYIAYIAIGSVISGVLIGLLKK from the coding sequence ATGAAACTCGAAAATGTACTTAGACAAAGCGTAATGATGTTAGACCTTAAATCAACATCCAAAGAAGCCGTGATTCATGAACTGGTGATGATGTTGGTAGAAGATGGTGTATTGGATAAATCAAATCGTGAAGCGTTTGAATCGGTAATTTGGGAACGAGAAAAGATCAGCAGTACAGGTGTTGGCGATGGGGTTGCGATTCCTCATGGTATGAGTGAACTTATTTCAAAACCAACTGTTGTATTTGGTAAGAGTACCCAAGGCATTGAATTCAATAGTTTAGATGGTAAACCGGCATGCTTGTTTTTCATGATTGCGACACCAAAAAACTCAAACAATGATCACTTGGCATTATTGTCACAACTCTCCGCACGACTTATGAATGAAACTGTGATTCAATCACTCACACAAGCAACTTCAAAACAACAGGTGCAAGACATTTTAAATGCAGATGTTTCACAAACAGTCAGTGAAGTAGATGACGATGCGCCATTTGTGGTTGCGGTAACAGCATGTGCAACAGGTATTGCCCATACTTATATGGCACAAGAAAAACTGCAAAGTGCTGCGGGTGTTCATCATGTCAACATTAAAGTTGAAACCAACGGTTCAGCAGGTGTAAAAAATAAGTTATCCGCTCAAGATATTGAAAAAGCAGTGGGTGTTATTGTTGCGGCAGACATTCATGTTGAGATGAATCGTTTTGCAGGAAAACCACTGGTTCATGTTCCTGTGGCGCAAGCGATAAATAAAGCAGATTCATTAATTGAAACCATTGTGAATGGTAATGTCCCTGCTTATGTCGCTTCACATCAAGACAAAAAAGAGTCTGAAGCACCAAAAGGCGTGTATCAACACCTTATGAATGGTGTATCTCATATGTTGCCTTTTGTAATTGCAGGGGGAATCTTGATTGCGATTGCCTTTATGATTGACCAAATCATTGGGGTACCAACCGATAGTTTAGGGAAACTGGGAAGTTATAATGAACTTGCAGCAACCTTCAATACGATTGGTGGGATGGCCTTTGGCTTCATGCTTCCAGTTCTTGCAGGATATATCGCAATGAGTATTGCGGATCGACCAGGTCTTGTTGTTGGGTTTGTAGCAGGCGGCCTTGCAAGTGCAGGGGGTGCAGGATTCTTAGGTGCACTCTTGGGTGGATTTGTCTCAGGCTATGCGATGAACGGGACAAAGAAACTCCTTGAAGGACTCCCAACCTCCATGGATGGGATTCGAACAGTACTGCTTTATCCATTGTTTGGTGTCCTTGTCGTGGGACTTGTGATGACCTTAGTCAATTATCCAATGAGCGCTTTGAATAATGCGATGAATAATTTCCTTACAGGTCTTTCTGGAACCAATGCAATCCTATTAGGACTCATCTTAGGAACAATGATGGCCATTGACTTGGGTGGACCGATAAATAAGGCAGCCTATGTCTTTGGTACAGGGACACTTACTGCAACAGTCAGTACAGGGGGAAGTGCAGTGATGGCTGCGGTAATGGCTGCAGGGATGGTTCCTCCATTGGGTGTATTTATCGCAACACAACTCTTTAAAAACAAGTTCACGAAAGACCAACAACAAGCCGGTCTTACAAACTTAATCTTGGGAGCATCCTTTATTACTGAAGGTGCCATTCCCTTTGCATCCAGTGACCCAATTCCAATGTTGATTAGTTTTGTGGGTGGATCTGCGATTGCATCAGCGCTTGTGTTAATGTCTGGAATTCAAGTGCTTGCTCCTCATGGTGGTATCTTTGTCATCATGCTTGTATCCAATCCATTGCTCTATATTGCTTACATTGCAATAGGTTCTGTGATTTCTGGAGTACTCATCGGACTGCTTAAAAAATAA
- the pfkB gene encoding 1-phosphofructokinase: MIWICTLNPSIDYHMSVDSLDLGKTNRSQCEHVVIGGKGINVAIVLNELDVASTVFGFVGGFTGDKIVNELQKYPHIHDALTRVEYDTRINVKVKGQVETEINGRGQPVSETDVKTIETTLSHVSKGDLVVLTGSVANGMDYRWYLNVARQCLDRGIEFVVDFADTTLLEVLKYKPRLIKPNVSELEAILNTPIETDEDIIKGAQKLVSLGAQACIISNGAKGSFLVTHDAIFTSNIPEGDFKNSVGSGDSMVAGYLKGYIAQESISTSYQYAVACASATAYSEHLATHEAIDQLMKRVKISEVGGTL; this comes from the coding sequence ATGATCTGGATTTGTACGTTAAATCCTTCAATTGACTATCACATGTCCGTGGATTCCTTGGATTTAGGGAAGACCAATCGCAGTCAATGTGAACATGTTGTCATTGGAGGAAAAGGCATCAATGTCGCAATTGTACTGAATGAACTTGATGTTGCTTCAACTGTTTTTGGATTTGTCGGGGGTTTTACTGGAGATAAGATTGTGAATGAACTCCAAAAATATCCACACATTCACGATGCATTGACCCGTGTTGAATACGACACACGGATTAATGTCAAGGTTAAGGGACAGGTTGAAACAGAGATCAATGGACGTGGTCAACCGGTTAGTGAAACCGATGTTAAGACCATTGAGACAACGTTATCCCATGTGTCTAAAGGGGATCTTGTTGTATTGACGGGCAGTGTAGCAAATGGGATGGATTATCGCTGGTATCTCAACGTAGCACGTCAATGTTTAGATCGTGGCATCGAGTTTGTGGTGGACTTTGCAGACACAACACTGCTTGAAGTGCTCAAGTATAAACCACGCTTAATTAAACCAAATGTGAGTGAACTTGAGGCTATTTTAAATACACCGATTGAAACCGATGAAGACATCATCAAGGGTGCACAAAAACTTGTGAGTCTTGGTGCACAAGCATGCATCATATCAAATGGAGCAAAAGGGTCATTTCTTGTGACACACGATGCAATCTTCACATCGAATATTCCTGAAGGTGACTTTAAGAATTCTGTAGGGTCGGGGGACTCAATGGTTGCAGGATATCTTAAAGGATACATCGCACAAGAGTCTATAAGCACCTCATATCAATATGCAGTTGCATGTGCAAGTGCCACCGCTTATTCAGAACACCTTGCCACACATGAGGCAATCGATCAACTTATGAAACGAGTAAAAATATCAGAGGTAGGAGGAACATTATGA
- a CDS encoding DeoR/GlpR family DNA-binding transcription regulator yields the protein MLKVQRQQKIIDYLKNHEFARVEDLVLLTDASEITVRRDIIELHDKGKLKKVHGGAQSVDQEWVNTDIDVETRILENIDIKKEIAKRASALVQDNMIVYLDAGSTVGEMIPLLKGKKIIVYTHGVHHVTRLVRHGIECHLVGGDVKPATLACVGVECIQALSHYKFDLAFLGTNAVDPDFGFSTPDVNEAAVKRKIIEQAHDAYCLVDHSKFYKISKVSFADGDALKIITDIKPEGADTSFIFA from the coding sequence ATGCTAAAAGTGCAACGACAACAAAAAATAATAGATTATTTAAAGAATCATGAGTTTGCGCGTGTTGAAGACCTCGTATTACTTACCGATGCTTCAGAAATTACAGTTCGGCGTGATATTATTGAACTTCACGACAAGGGTAAACTAAAAAAAGTGCATGGTGGTGCACAAAGCGTTGATCAGGAATGGGTTAACACTGACATTGATGTGGAAACACGTATCCTTGAAAACATTGACATTAAAAAAGAAATCGCAAAACGAGCCAGTGCGTTAGTACAAGATAACATGATTGTATATCTTGATGCGGGTTCAACCGTGGGTGAAATGATTCCTTTACTTAAAGGAAAGAAAATCATCGTTTATACCCATGGTGTTCACCACGTTACACGACTTGTACGACATGGTATTGAATGTCATCTTGTTGGTGGGGATGTGAAACCCGCAACCCTAGCTTGTGTTGGTGTTGAGTGTATTCAAGCACTTTCACACTATAAGTTTGACCTTGCTTTTTTGGGAACCAACGCAGTTGATCCTGACTTTGGGTTTTCAACACCCGATGTGAATGAAGCAGCAGTAAAACGTAAAATCATTGAACAAGCACACGATGCATACTGCCTTGTGGACCATTCAAAGTTTTATAAAATCTCAAAGGTATCCTTTGCAGATGGTGATGCATTAAAAATCATCACGGACATAAAACCTGAAGGTGCGGATACATCCTTTATCTTCGCATAA
- a CDS encoding PD-(D/E)XK nuclease family protein — translation MSQAHYETIKEVLDKFTKVHKEKEEILVNLPFNMLEALGIERNEVRITQLIYSLISPGKSKYHKEFLMLFLKNVLGCSDCYDDHVKYKVRREVTINRTEATSTGRIDLLIVKESSNNSLLNLMPIEVKIDAKDQPEQCSRYLKYVDSLMKQKSITDTKPSKLYYLTIDGRSPSANAFENMKVDKPRVVAISFRKHILKWLDECLKLINNQVGNQDINSDEQIASAIKSFKGTIENMTKKNKPNDSILQMLKDNQEYLPAMFEIRDFLDTGLKEVEIHVLKEISEAVSKSERFNGQYCFVDEYAILNCYSYLNYKIKTVLEYDRNLYIAVTLYNSDGKITHFEEDHRKIVENLKCKLSDKTTDDGFITWKHIKLSTDEILIRATKHSNPFDHLNNVKQIADEIINIYRRFDEKIKQFILENSEGYNL, via the coding sequence ATGAGCCAAGCGCATTACGAAACAATAAAGGAAGTTCTTGATAAATTTACAAAAGTACACAAAGAAAAAGAAGAAATCCTTGTGAACTTACCATTCAACATGCTTGAAGCACTGGGGATAGAGCGAAATGAAGTTAGAATAACACAACTTATTTATAGCCTGATTTCTCCAGGAAAATCAAAATATCATAAAGAATTCCTGATGTTATTTCTAAAAAATGTTTTAGGGTGTTCTGATTGTTATGATGACCACGTCAAATATAAGGTAAGAAGAGAAGTTACGATTAATCGTACAGAAGCGACAAGCACAGGAAGAATTGATTTGTTGATTGTGAAAGAATCAAGCAACAATTCCCTGTTAAATTTAATGCCAATTGAAGTTAAGATAGATGCCAAAGACCAGCCTGAGCAATGTAGCCGATACTTAAAATATGTAGACTCACTAATGAAGCAAAAGAGTATCACTGACACAAAACCATCTAAACTATACTATCTAACAATAGATGGGAGAAGTCCATCTGCGAACGCGTTTGAAAATATGAAAGTAGATAAACCAAGAGTAGTTGCAATATCTTTTAGAAAGCACATATTAAAGTGGTTGGATGAATGTCTAAAGCTAATCAATAATCAAGTAGGGAATCAAGATATTAATAGCGATGAACAAATCGCGAGTGCAATCAAATCATTTAAAGGAACGATAGAGAACATGACTAAAAAGAACAAACCCAATGATTCAATATTACAGATGCTTAAAGATAACCAGGAATACCTCCCAGCAATGTTCGAAATTAGAGATTTCTTGGATACCGGCTTAAAGGAAGTTGAGATTCATGTGCTAAAAGAGATATCTGAAGCAGTCAGTAAATCAGAGCGCTTTAACGGCCAATATTGCTTCGTTGACGAGTATGCAATACTCAATTGTTATTCATATTTAAATTACAAAATCAAAACTGTTTTGGAATATGATAGAAATCTATATATTGCGGTAACGCTTTATAATTCTGACGGTAAGATTACACATTTTGAAGAGGACCATCGAAAAATAGTTGAGAATTTAAAATGTAAATTATCGGATAAAACCACAGATGACGGATTCATTACATGGAAGCACATAAAATTATCAACTGACGAAATATTAATAAGGGCGACTAAACATTCAAATCCATTTGATCACCTTAATAATGTAAAACAAATAGCAGATGAGATCATAAATATATATCGTAGATTCGATGAGAAAATCAAACAGTTTATTTTAGAGAACTCAGAAGGTTATAATTTGTGA
- a CDS encoding pullulanase, whose product MRVRKHLLQFVLLLSLVFTALQGAPVSVVRADNVREITVHYTGSKQDIAFHLWDETGGFFHSTQKEANWDDGSYPAVSGDHPYYVLKTNETDKTWTLGAIVRYGEDKEKVYEGDILIEITPEVIDIYLGDDSRVSFDGTSTAPTPESDSTVGRDSTFKSDAKDYIYIHLLNEGINPSQLTLWAWEDAHDDYREGNWDTDRLRPYDVTDQFATFKIGLIDDAQLLGFLFHYGDSQSSDYFFDVSTDVRDIYLRKDDTNVYQDAEFSDVQVQSVKWVDVNTLEIGFPSATTIDESSLKDSIELFKNGQTIDFSIAKVEDKSVQLTVGAQDFSVKDNYSITIDGRSMNVVFDWRFMDEHYATDAPLGTDWNNEAVTLNFWSPSATQVEVVLYDKTDQTKVLKTFSMDEVDHVWVLELKPSDVGVDSLTNTYYQFKITRFGETVYGLDPYARSMAPWDGIHKSASCDSTQPECIGKAAFVNPANTTMETSYADIEGYEGREDAIIYEVHVRDFTSDIEIDETLKAKFGTFSAFIEKLDYIESMGVTHIQLLPVMAYYNIDENNRDERVWDALAQGADSNYNWGYDPHSYFTLSGVYSEDNTNAELRIQEFKALIDEIHNREMGVILDVVYNHTAAVHIFEDLQPNYYHFMDFMGNSKTSFGGGRLGTTHHMASRILTDSIMYWVEEFKVDGFRFDMMGDHDAASIQRAYDLASKVNPNILMIGEGWVTFVGDDDERVQAADQKWMQYTSAVGSFSDEFRNELKSGFGSEGEPRFLTNGARYIETIFNNIKAQPGNFKADEPHDVVNYIEAHDNLTLYDVIAQSIKKDPKDNNSEILQRQRLGNFMVFTSQGTAFMQAGQEYGKTRQVNIDAFKEPVGACGTTMDEPIHKATCMLNADGTPFEYPYFIHDSYNSSDKINHFDWAKTQDRDTYQENVHTVDYTKGLIALRRSVDAFTLDTLEAIDEKVVLLEVEEQNSADLMLAYAIYDDDATYYVLINGDDETRTFTFDSKTASAIRKAEVLVDNQQAGSTALEEVSGLNLDETISVDALSGIVLRVETQSSMNQYYIMGGILVVLGVAVAIYAKKHPKVKHDS is encoded by the coding sequence ATGCGGGTAAGAAAACACCTATTACAATTTGTGTTATTGTTAAGCCTTGTATTTACTGCATTACAAGGTGCACCAGTGTCAGTGGTAAGGGCTGACAATGTTCGTGAGATTACGGTTCATTATACGGGATCGAAACAAGATATTGCATTTCATTTATGGGATGAAACGGGCGGTTTTTTCCATAGTACACAAAAAGAAGCAAACTGGGATGATGGATCATATCCAGCGGTGAGTGGCGATCACCCTTATTATGTTTTAAAAACAAACGAAACGGATAAGACGTGGACGTTAGGTGCCATTGTTCGGTATGGTGAGGATAAAGAAAAAGTGTATGAGGGAGATATACTCATTGAGATCACTCCTGAAGTTATAGATATTTATCTAGGGGATGATTCCCGTGTTTCTTTTGATGGAACCAGTACAGCACCAACACCTGAATCAGATTCAACCGTTGGTCGTGATAGTACTTTTAAAAGTGATGCGAAAGACTACATCTACATTCATTTACTGAATGAAGGCATTAACCCAAGTCAACTCACCCTTTGGGCATGGGAAGATGCACATGATGATTACCGTGAAGGAAATTGGGATACAGATCGTTTACGTCCATATGATGTCACCGATCAATTCGCAACCTTTAAGATTGGGTTGATTGACGATGCGCAACTCTTAGGATTCTTGTTTCACTATGGTGATTCACAGTCATCGGATTACTTCTTTGATGTATCCACAGATGTTCGCGATATTTACCTAAGAAAAGATGATACGAATGTGTATCAAGATGCTGAGTTTTCGGATGTTCAAGTTCAATCTGTAAAATGGGTGGATGTGAATACCCTTGAAATTGGATTTCCATCGGCTACCACAATCGATGAGTCAAGCTTAAAAGACTCGATTGAGCTGTTTAAAAATGGACAGACCATTGACTTTTCAATTGCGAAAGTTGAAGATAAGTCAGTTCAATTAACGGTTGGTGCACAGGATTTCAGCGTTAAGGACAACTACTCCATCACTATTGATGGGCGTTCAATGAATGTTGTGTTTGACTGGCGTTTTATGGATGAACATTACGCAACCGATGCGCCACTTGGAACTGATTGGAACAATGAAGCGGTAACCCTCAACTTCTGGTCACCCAGTGCAACACAGGTTGAAGTGGTGCTCTATGATAAAACCGACCAAACAAAGGTTTTAAAGACGTTTTCAATGGATGAAGTGGATCATGTGTGGGTTCTTGAACTCAAACCAAGTGATGTGGGCGTTGATTCACTGACCAATACCTATTATCAATTTAAGATTACACGCTTTGGGGAAACAGTGTATGGATTGGATCCCTATGCACGTTCCATGGCACCATGGGATGGGATTCATAAATCAGCAAGCTGTGATAGTACTCAGCCTGAGTGTATTGGTAAAGCAGCATTTGTAAATCCTGCAAATACAACCATGGAAACAAGTTATGCTGACATTGAAGGCTATGAAGGCAGAGAAGATGCGATTATCTATGAAGTGCATGTTCGTGACTTTACCTCTGATATTGAGATTGATGAGACACTCAAGGCGAAGTTTGGAACCTTCAGTGCTTTTATTGAGAAACTGGACTACATTGAGTCAATGGGTGTAACCCACATCCAACTCTTGCCAGTAATGGCCTATTACAATATCGATGAAAATAATCGTGATGAACGTGTGTGGGATGCCTTAGCACAAGGTGCTGATAGTAATTATAACTGGGGGTATGATCCACACAGTTACTTTACATTATCGGGTGTTTATTCTGAAGATAACACCAATGCAGAACTGAGAATTCAAGAGTTTAAAGCGCTCATTGATGAGATTCATAATCGTGAAATGGGCGTCATCTTGGATGTTGTATATAACCATACTGCAGCGGTTCATATCTTTGAAGACCTTCAACCAAACTATTATCATTTTATGGACTTTATGGGGAATTCAAAAACAAGCTTTGGTGGGGGTCGTTTAGGAACAACGCACCACATGGCATCACGTATCCTTACCGACTCAATCATGTATTGGGTTGAAGAGTTTAAGGTGGATGGGTTCCGTTTTGACATGATGGGTGACCATGATGCAGCGTCGATCCAAAGGGCTTATGATCTTGCATCGAAAGTGAATCCAAATATCCTCATGATTGGAGAAGGCTGGGTTACCTTTGTTGGGGATGATGATGAGCGTGTTCAAGCAGCGGATCAAAAATGGATGCAATATACCAGTGCGGTTGGATCCTTCTCAGATGAGTTTAGAAATGAATTGAAATCTGGGTTTGGTAGTGAAGGTGAACCACGCTTCTTAACCAATGGGGCGCGTTATATTGAAACCATCTTCAATAATATCAAGGCGCAACCGGGTAACTTTAAAGCGGATGAGCCACACGATGTCGTGAACTATATTGAAGCACATGATAATTTGACATTGTACGATGTGATTGCGCAATCCATAAAGAAAGATCCAAAGGATAACAATTCTGAAATCTTACAACGTCAACGTCTTGGAAACTTTATGGTGTTCACCTCTCAAGGAACTGCCTTTATGCAGGCGGGTCAAGAATATGGGAAAACACGTCAGGTTAACATTGATGCATTTAAAGAACCGGTGGGTGCATGTGGTACGACAATGGATGAACCCATTCATAAGGCAACCTGTATGTTGAATGCAGATGGCACACCATTTGAATATCCATACTTTATTCATGATTCCTATAATTCAAGTGATAAAATTAATCACTTTGACTGGGCAAAAACACAGGATCGTGATACCTATCAAGAAAATGTTCATACCGTAGACTATACGAAAGGGTTAATTGCACTGCGTCGTTCTGTTGATGCGTTTACCTTAGATACACTTGAAGCGATTGATGAGAAGGTTGTCCTGCTAGAGGTTGAAGAGCAAAACAGTGCGGACTTAATGCTAGCGTATGCGATTTATGATGACGATGCGACGTATTATGTCTTAATTAATGGTGATGATGAAACACGTACTTTCACATTTGATTCAAAAACTGCATCCGCAATTCGTAAGGCAGAGGTACTTGTGGATAACCAACAAGCAGGATCAACTGCACTTGAAGAGGTCAGTGGGTTAAATCTTGACGAAACGATTAGCGTGGATGCACTGAGTGGCATTGTGCTTCGTGTTGAAACCCAATCATCAATGAACCAATACTACATTATGGGCGGTATTTTAGTTGTACTGGGTGTTGCAGTTGCGATTTATGCTAAAAAACATCCTAAAGTTAAACACGATTCATAA
- a CDS encoding DUF2207 domain-containing protein — protein MKRKLMLCLLTLTLFLGLRPINVHAETSTIDGLNLNVQMNVNENGVIEVTEEVTVYFNNPQQGIFVVLPQLYSDFDVGGWTNKPNDKRNYFFRITDFTSSTHAVTEDDDSSSLSDLVFRLGTAGQFLTGEQTFKYSYKIHTQDLGLGLDYDVFFMNIKGNGWNFDFENVDFTIQFEKDLPESFPHEIQAGTQESYNVVEIHRDGNTLSGSVGPSRTYEAVTIMAELPHGFFSFANHDFTFVGFGLLVGVLALLIFWFMRYGKDYPIVETVEFTAPDGLSSAEVAYIYNRTVQAKDVTSLIILWASQGFLTLEELDDDTIKISKVSEYHGHNREEERLFMALFEDRDEVTTQELTNTFGQKITFAVGSIPDYFRKDKDKKVYDTKSTGMKVLSSILLTVAFGIYCGLVVYATFGYSGFAFVGFGIAGVLCAIACIIAGIGFPYIKLNKLHQKALIVLYSVGISLMLILILKGGSLLFRIQVNSLQLICVTLILTLSLILTGLMDRRTQQGARWYGQISGLKRFIEVAEHDRLVKLAEETPTIFYDILPFAYVLGVTDVWSKKFESIAIETPDWYHTTSTIPNMNSIYMWSMLNRSMNTVQRSMISEPINSTSSGRGFGGGGGFGGGSSGGGGFSGGGFGGSGGGGW, from the coding sequence ATGAAACGTAAGTTAATGCTGTGTCTTTTAACTCTGACATTGTTTTTAGGTTTAAGACCAATCAATGTTCATGCTGAAACCAGTACGATTGATGGTCTGAACCTCAATGTTCAAATGAACGTAAACGAAAATGGTGTCATTGAGGTTACAGAAGAAGTAACGGTATATTTTAATAATCCCCAACAAGGAATCTTTGTGGTACTACCACAACTCTACTCTGATTTCGATGTAGGTGGTTGGACAAACAAACCCAATGATAAGCGCAATTATTTCTTTAGAATTACAGATTTTACCTCATCAACCCATGCGGTAACTGAAGATGATGACAGTTCATCGTTAAGTGATTTAGTATTTCGTTTAGGAACAGCGGGTCAATTCTTAACGGGTGAGCAGACCTTTAAGTATTCATATAAGATTCACACCCAAGATTTAGGTCTTGGTTTGGATTATGATGTATTCTTTATGAATATAAAGGGAAATGGATGGAACTTTGATTTTGAGAATGTCGACTTTACCATTCAATTTGAAAAAGACTTACCTGAAAGTTTTCCACATGAAATTCAAGCCGGAACCCAAGAATCCTACAATGTCGTAGAGATACACCGCGATGGCAATACGTTATCTGGAAGTGTGGGACCTTCAAGAACCTATGAAGCTGTGACGATCATGGCAGAGTTACCACATGGATTCTTTAGTTTCGCAAACCATGACTTCACCTTTGTTGGGTTTGGTCTATTGGTTGGGGTGTTAGCACTTTTAATCTTCTGGTTTATGCGTTATGGAAAAGATTATCCGATTGTGGAAACTGTTGAGTTTACTGCACCCGATGGCTTGAGTTCTGCGGAAGTAGCTTATATTTATAATCGGACAGTTCAAGCAAAAGATGTCACTTCACTCATTATCTTATGGGCGTCTCAAGGCTTCTTAACGCTTGAAGAGCTGGATGATGATACCATTAAAATATCGAAAGTTTCTGAATATCACGGTCACAATCGAGAAGAAGAACGGTTATTTATGGCACTCTTTGAAGATCGTGATGAAGTAACAACCCAAGAACTGACCAATACTTTTGGGCAAAAGATTACATTTGCGGTAGGGAGCATTCCGGATTACTTCCGTAAAGATAAAGATAAGAAAGTCTATGATACAAAATCAACGGGTATGAAGGTCTTAAGTTCGATACTCTTAACGGTTGCGTTTGGAATCTATTGTGGACTCGTCGTGTATGCTACCTTTGGTTACAGTGGGTTTGCATTCGTAGGATTTGGAATTGCGGGGGTTCTTTGTGCAATCGCTTGTATCATTGCAGGGATTGGATTTCCGTATATTAAACTCAATAAACTTCACCAAAAAGCCCTTATCGTGCTTTATTCAGTTGGTATTTCACTCATGCTTATCCTGATTCTAAAAGGGGGAAGTCTCTTGTTTAGAATCCAGGTCAATTCACTTCAACTCATCTGTGTGACGTTGATACTAACACTATCCTTAATCTTAACAGGACTTATGGATCGTAGAACACAACAAGGTGCACGGTGGTATGGTCAGATATCCGGGCTCAAACGCTTTATTGAAGTTGCAGAGCATGATCGACTTGTGAAACTGGCAGAAGAAACACCCACCATTTTCTATGACATCCTTCCATTTGCGTATGTATTGGGTGTTACGGATGTATGGAGTAAGAAGTTTGAATCAATTGCGATTGAAACACCCGATTGGTATCATACAACTTCAACCATTCCCAATATGAACAGCATCTATATGTGGTCGATGTTGAATCGTTCCATGAATACCGTCCAACGATCGATGATTTCTGAGCCAATTAATTCAACATCATCAGGCCGTGGCTTTGGTGGTGGCGGTGGCTTTGGCGGTGGTTCATCTGGCGGTGGTGGCTTCTCAGGTGGCGGCTTTGGCGGCAGCGGTGGCGGCGGCTGGTAA